The following proteins are co-located in the Solea senegalensis isolate Sse05_10M linkage group LG12, IFAPA_SoseM_1, whole genome shotgun sequence genome:
- the fgf2 gene encoding fibroblast growth factor 2: MATGEITTLPSTPEDGSSGGFPPGTYKDPKRLYCKNGGFFLRIKSDGGVDGIREKNDPHIKLQLQATSVGEVVIKGVCASRYLAMNRDGRLFGARRATDECYFLERLESNNYNTYRSRKYPNMYVALKRTGQYKSGSKTGPGQKAILFLPMSTKC; the protein is encoded by the exons ATGGCCACGGGAGAGATCACAACACTTCCCTCCACACCTGAAGACGGCAGCAGTGGCGGCTTCCCCCCCGGCACCTACAAGGACCCCAAAAGACTGTACTGCAAAAACGGGGGCTTCTTTTTGAGGATCAAGTCTGACGGAGGAGTGGATGGAATCCGGGAGAAGAACGACCCCCACA taAAACTTCAGCTGCAGGCGACCTCGGTGGGGGAAGTGGTCATCAAAGGAGTCTGTGCCAGCCGTTATCTGGCCATGAACAGAGACGGACGACTGTTTGGAGCG AGACGAGCTACAGACGAGTGCTACTTCTTGGAGCGACTGGAGAGCAACAACTACAACACGTATCGCTCCAGGAAATATCCCAACATGTATGTGGCTCTGAAGAGGACGGGTCAGTACAAGTCTGGAAGCAAAACTGGACCGGGTCAGAAGGCCATTCTCTTCCTGCCAATGTCCACCAAGTGTTAA
- the bbs12 gene encoding Bardet-Biedl syndrome 12 protein, translated as MLGCSVLNLRRHVGLQKLSALAAITHSSLGPNKKYKFIHDDSSGESALVCSCVRVLENLELTCAVGQLVYETLQAHQTVYNSGSGCLLFLAGAWSRAALECLHGGISVSHIISAMSEGIDVCAGVCRKSSISIEGLGEVQPENSTATVPHAVPQASNPPHGTGRCGDQVLNASGQRKIKLSRHFCESRCKNASAASQGKLINIAHVAEGLRHGCVDAMNLVLEVNQMQSQSNQDMNCDVFDITKVVTCVLPGLPEAHACVLAGCVVLLSAEQLSVVHHLQHQLLKVALIRGDLSHAFRHLGFSRPTGMQRVSDHSALESSGREEEWMAHVLALLLNLEVNLILVSGLASEKVIQRCCAHHILVVEKVKASALSAFAAATRGVPVTYATQLSKHCVGTGAKVAMWRDLSGTGRKSSAAVTISTSGNCSLVTVILTSCVQSKLQVLEDQFWACAYRLHHALKDRVVLPGAGLTEMLCVHRLQKQATRLCTERTADSEKSSSPYRSAVLHLMADGLIDYISTVMVNSGRVSKIRATAVVNQHVQDCNGHSDGAATFSKLFSEGDHEGGSFSDGAPDLNLKIYDNLSVKQEAWRKALDLVSLVLQTDAEIITGVESQENLMLL; from the coding sequence ATGTTGGGATGTTCAGTTCTAAACCTGCGACGGCATGTGGGACTGCAGAAGCTCTCAGCATTGGCAGCAATCACACATTCCTCTTTGGGTCCAAACAAAAAGTACAAATTCATCCACGATGACTCGAGCGGGGAGTCGGCCcttgtgtgttcgtgtgttcgcgtCCTCGAGAACCTGGAGCTGACCTGTGCCGTGGGTCAGCTGGTTTATGAGACTCTTCAAGCCCACCAAACGGTCTATAACTCAGGATCAGGATGCCTGCTGTTTCTGGCGGGAGCATGGAGCCGTGCCGCTCTGGAGTGCCTTCACGGAGGAATATCTGTATCACACATCATCTCAGCTATGTCTGAAGGTATTGATGTATGCGCAGGTGTTTGCAGGAAATCCAGCATCTCGATCGAAGGTCTTGGCGAGGTGCAGCCGGAGAACAGCACTGCCACAGTTCCTCACGCCGTTCCACAAGCATCTAATCCCCCGCACGGAACAGGACGGTGTGGTGACCAGGTTCTGAACGCCAGTggacaaaggaaaataaagctCAGCAGACATTTTTGTGAGAGCAGATGTAAAAACGCATCAGCGGCGTCACAAGGTAAACTTATTAACATCGCACACGTCGCTGAGGGATTGAGACACGGCTGTGTTGATGCGATGAATCTGGTCTTGGAAGTGAATCAGATGCAATCACAAAGTAATCAAGACATGAACTGTGACGTGTTTGACATCACTAAAGTAGTGACTTGTGTTCTTCCGGGTTTACCAGAGGCTCATGCTTGTGTTTTAGCGGGCTGCGTCGTTCTTCTGTCTGCTGAACAACTTTCAGTCGTCCATCATTTACAACACCAGCTCTTAAAGGTCGCTCTTATTCGCGGAGATTTGTCACATGCCTTCCGCCATCTTGGCTTCAGTAGGCCGACGGGAATGCAGCGAGTGAGTGACCACTCAGCTTTGGAAAGTTCtggcagagaggaggagtggaTGGCTCACGTCCTGGCACTTCTGCTGAACCTGGAAGTAAACCTGATACTAGTGAGTGGGCTCGCCAGTGAGAAAGTGATTCAACGCTGTTGTGCGCATCACATACTTGTGGTGGAGAAAGTGAAGGCTTCCGCTTTGAGCGCTTTCGCAGCTGCTACGCGAGGCGTTCCAGTGACTTATGCCACACAGTTGAGTAAGCACTGTGTCGGCACTGGAGCGAAGGTCGCCATGTGGCGGGACCTCAGCGGCACTGGCAGGAAGTCTTCAGCAGCTGTGACTATTTCCACCAGTGGGAACTGCAGTTTAGTCACGGTCATCCTCACTAGCTGTGTCCAGAGTAAGCTGCAGGTGCTGGAGGATCAGTTCTGGGCCTGTGCTTATCGTTTACACCACGCACTGAAGGACAGAGTCGTCCTTCCTGGTGCTGGACTGACAGAAATGCTTTGTGTTCACCGCCTTCAAAAGCAGGCAACCAGGCTGTGCACGGAGAGGACGGCTGATTCAGAGAAATCATCCAGTCCTTACAGGAGTGCAGTGCTGCACCTCATGGCCGATGGTTTGATTGATTATATATCCACTGTCATGGTTAACAGTGGAagagtttccaaaatcagagcCACGGCTGTAGTGAACCAACACGTGCAGGACTGTAACGGACATTCAGACGGTGCCGCAACGTTCTCAAAGCTTTTCTCAGAGGGCGATCATGAAGGTGGCTCATTTTCTGACGGAGCACCTGATCTAAATCTAAAAATCTATGATAATCTGAGTGTGAAGCAGGAAGCATGGAGGAAAGCCTTAGATCTGGTTTCCCTGGTCTTACAGACTGATGCAGAGATCATCACAGGAGTGGAGTCACAGGAAAACCTCATGCTGTTATAA
- the cetn4 gene encoding caltractin, which translates to MASSFRKAAPSSSQKKKTGAKVELTEEQKQEVKEAFDLFDTDGTGTIDVKELKVAMRALGFEPKKEEIKKMIADIDKEGSGTIDFSDFLSMMTVKMSEKDSKEEIMKAFRLFDDDCTGKISFKNLKRVAKELGESLTDEELQEMIDEADRDGDGEVNEQEFLRIMKKTNLY; encoded by the exons atg GCTTCGAGTTTCCGTAAAGCAGCTCCTTCTAGCAGCCAGAAGAAAAAGACTGGTGCTAAAGTGGAGCTGACCGAGGAGCAGAAACAAGAAGTCAAGGAGGCGTTTGATCTGTTTGACACTGATGGGACTGGAACTATAGACGTGAAGGAGCTGAAG GTTGCCATGAGAGCTCTCGGGTTTGAGCCAAAGAAAGAAGAGATCAAGAAGATGATCGCAGACATCGATAAAGAAGGTTCTGGAACGATAGACTTCAGTGACTTCCTCAGTATGATGACGGTGAAAATG AGTGAAAAAGACTCCAAAGAGGAAATCATGAAAGCTTTTCGGCTGTTTGACGACGACTGCACGGGAAAAATCTCCTTCAAAAACCTGAAGAGAGTTGCCAAAGAGCTGGGGGAAAGCCTCACAGACGAGGagttacag GAAATGATCGACGAGGCCGACCGTGACGGAGACGGGGAGGTGAACGAGCAGGAGTTCTTGAGGATCATGAAGAAGACAAATCTTTACtga
- the il21 gene encoding interleukin-21 codes for MKLIVFCLLAVCAVAAADRTLQRRKLQEVLRQLKDVKENLQHNKTMLNTPPENVEDCCCQSALECFRANMQVHFNITEKKQSKLYRSLKKPLTLSSLDFCNSGNNMPTCDKCDEHPKVNVQEFFKRLESLIQRGITRLTMD; via the exons ATGAAGCTGATTGTTTTTTGCCTCCTTGCAGTCTGTGCTGTGGCCGCAGCAGACAGAacactgcagaggaggaaattACAAGAAGTCCTGAGGCAGCTGAAGGATGTGAAAGAAAACCTGCAG CACAACAAGACGATGCTGAATACTCCACCAGAGAATGTTGAG GATTGCTGCTGCCAGTCAGCGCTGGAGTGTTTCAGAGCCAACATGCAGGTGCATTTCAACATCACAGagaaaaagcaaagcaaacTCTACAGGAGCCTCAAGAAACCCCTCACt cTGAGCAGTCTGGACTTTTGTAATTCAGGAAATAATATG CccacatgtgacaaatgtgaTGAGCATCCTAAAGTAAATGTCCAGGAATTTTTCAAACGCCTGGAGTCTCTTATTCAGAGG GGTATAACCAGACTGACCATGGACTAA